Part of the Halopseudomonas maritima genome, AGGCGCAGCATGGTTTTTACGAAGTTGCCGCCGTGCGCGCCGAATACCCAACTGGTACGCAGCACCAGCGCTTGCTTGCCCAAACTCAGTGCCGCCTGCTCGCCAGCCAGTTTGCTGGCGCCGTAGACGTTGAGCGGCTTGCAGGGGGCGTTTTCTGCCAGAGGGGCTGCTGTGTCACCGGGGAAAACGTAGTCGGTGGATAACTGAAACAGCCGCGCCCCGATGGCGTTGGCTGCGGCGCTCAGGTGCTCGACGGCGCTGGCGTTGATGGCGAAGGCGCGTTCGGGCTCGCTCTCGGCGCGGTCAACGGCGGTGTAGGCTGCGGCGTTGATAATCAGCTCGGGCCGCCAGTGGCCCAGCAACTGGCTGATCTGCTGCGGCTCGCTCAGGTCCAGCTCCTGGGAGCTGGGTGCCAGGCACTCAATGCCTTGCGGCTGGCAGGCGAGCAGGGCGTGGCCGACCTGGCCGCTGCTCCCGGTGACGAGAACACGCATCAGCACTGCCCGCCTTCCAACAGTGCTTGCAGCCTGGGGTTTTGGCGGTCCTTGTCAGATAGCTTCGGATCGCTGACGGGCCAGTCGATAGCCAGCGCGGGGTCATTCCAGAGCACACCACCTTCATCCTGCGGTTGGTAGAAGTCGGTACATTTGTACTCGAAGTCGGCTATTTCGCTGAGCACGCAAAAACCATGGGCGTAGCCCGGCGGCACCCACATCTGCAGGTGGTTGTCGTCTGAGAGAATGGCCGAGGCGTGCTGTCCGCAGGTTGGTGAGTCCGGGTTGATATCCAGCACCACGTCGAACACGCAGCCACGGCTGACGCGCACCAACTTGCCCTGCGGGCGGTTGCGCTGGAAATGCAGGCCGCGCAGCACACCGCGTGCCGAGCGTGAGTGGTTGTCCTGCACGAATGGCTGGGTGATGCCCAGCTCGGCATAGCGCTCGGTTTGGAAGGTTTCAATAAAGAAGCCCCGGCTGTCGCCGAACACCCGAGGTTCCAGAATCAGCACACCGGGCAGCGCGGTTTCGCGTACCTTCATGGCTTGCCGTCCTGCTGCAGCAGACGCAGCAGGTACTGACCATAGCCGGTCTTGCTCAGCGCGCTGGCCTCGGCGCGCAGGGCCTCAGCGCTGAGCCAGCCCTGGCGGTAAGCAATTTCCTCCAGGCAGGCAACCTTCAGGCCCTGGCGCGCCTCGATGGTCTGTACAAAGGAGCTGGCGTCCATTAGC contains:
- the rfbD gene encoding dTDP-4-dehydrorhamnose reductase — protein: MRVLVTGSSGQVGHALLACQPQGIECLAPSSQELDLSEPQQISQLLGHWRPELIINAAAYTAVDRAESEPERAFAINASAVEHLSAAANAIGARLFQLSTDYVFPGDTAAPLAENAPCKPLNVYGASKLAGEQAALSLGKQALVLRTSWVFGAHGGNFVKTMLRLGAERQQLGIVCDQTGGPTPAQAIAHTLWKLAEQPGAHGLFHYSGNPPCSWYDFAQCIFANALQLGLLKQAPILSPLTSAEYPTLAQRPASAILDCTRLQRECGIPQPDWASALTSCLQQMTTP
- the rfbC gene encoding dTDP-4-dehydrorhamnose 3,5-epimerase — protein: MKVRETALPGVLILEPRVFGDSRGFFIETFQTERYAELGITQPFVQDNHSRSARGVLRGLHFQRNRPQGKLVRVSRGCVFDVVLDINPDSPTCGQHASAILSDDNHLQMWVPPGYAHGFCVLSEIADFEYKCTDFYQPQDEGGVLWNDPALAIDWPVSDPKLSDKDRQNPRLQALLEGGQC